From the genome of Gopherus evgoodei ecotype Sinaloan lineage chromosome 5, rGopEvg1_v1.p, whole genome shotgun sequence, one region includes:
- the LRIT3 gene encoding leucine-rich repeat, immunoglobulin-like domain and transmembrane domain-containing protein 3, with protein MYLFVCLCIMISFSEEVNSFCPSQCTCIYHGRSDGTGTRSVLCNDPDMFEIPVNVPVDTVKLRIEKTVIRRIPPEAFYYLVDLKYLWVTYNCVANIDASSFYNLKQLHELRLDGNLLSSFPWESLMEMPNLRTFDLHNNKLTSIPSEAGRYLRNLTYLDISSNKLTTLPSDLMDIWPPFSEATPSRNTDPAAQRVILGLQDNPWFCDCRISKLIEFSKIVDISVVLLDPLVACSGPESLAGILFQRAELEQCLKPSVMTSATKITSPLGSNVLLRCDATGYPTPQLTWIRSDNLPVNYTVIQETPGEGVRWSIISLTGISYKDAGDYRCKAKNLAGMSEAAVTVTVVGVVTTTVSPQKYGKKFEADQQNNTQEEAKQESEKSTTPPPPLTALPTTLATTERATSAKITDKKQSKSMAERKKSSKGVTNGNNKKSEETNKKDEATSLNAAALAEQNVTIKNLKVISETDERVTLTWKTINATSNSAVTVLYSKYGEKDMLPLSTDPSKNKVTIDGLQPSTQYMACVCPKGVPPTKDQCIIFSTDGINDESGSQVSILIMTSSVACVIVLPLIFFLLYKVLKLHKKPKSAREADLAKETYVKFETLSLKPRSVGTGGELWTRRNTDESERLLLCSRSSMDSQMTFKSEGSRSEYFC; from the exons AtgtatctgtttgtttgtttatgcatCATGATTAGCTTTTCTGAAGAGGTAAACAGTTTTTGTCCTTCACAATGCACTTGCATTTACCACGGCAGAAGTGATGGCACTGGAACAAG GTCTGTGCTGTGTAATGACCCTGATATGTTTGAGATCCCTGTGAATGTTCCTGTGGACACAGTAAAACTTCGCATAGAAAAAACTGTCATACGAAGAATCCCCCCTGAAGCCTTTTACTACTTGGTGGACCTTAAATACCTGTGGGTGACCTACAATTGTGTGGCTAACATTGATGCCAGCAGCTTTTATAATTTGAAGCAGCTGCATGAATTGCGTCTGGATGGGAATTTGCTATCAAGTTTCCCTTGGGAGTCTCTGATGGAGATGCCCAACTTAAGAACCTTTGATTTACATAACAACAAATTGACCAGCATTCCCTCTGAGGCTGGTAGATACCTGAGAAACCTCACCTACCTGGACATATCCAGCAACAAACTAACCACCTTGCCATCAGACCTAATGGACATTTGGCCCCCCTTCTCAGAAGCTACACCGTCCAGAAACACAGATCCAGCAGCACAGAGAGTCATATTAG GTTTGCAGGACAATCCATGGTTTTGTGACTGTCGGATTTCAAAGCTAATTGAATTTTCCAAAATAGTGGACATCTCTGTTGTACTTCTGGATCCTCTTGTGGCTTGTAGTGGACCTGAGAGCCTGGCAGGTATCTTGttccagagagcagagctggaaCAGTGCCTTAAACCATCAGTGATGACTTCAGCAACAAAAATCACGTCGCCTCTGGGAAGCAATGTACTGCTACGCTGTGATGCCACTGGATATCCAACCCCACAACTTACCTGGATCAGGTCAGACAATTTACCGGTGAACTATACAG TAATTCAAGAAACTCCAGGAGAGGGTGTCAGATGGTCCATAATAAGTTTGACAGGGATTTCATACAAGGATGCAGGGGACTACAGATGTAAGGCCAAAAATTTGGCGGGAATGTCAGAAGCTGCTGTTACTGTCACTGTGGTTGGTGTTGTCACTACGACTGTGTCACCACAAAAGTATGGGAAGAAGTTTGAAGCAGACCAACAAAATAACACACAGGAGGAAGCCAAGCAAGAATCTGAAAAAAGCACCACACCTCCTCCACCCTTAACAGCGCTACCCACAACATTGGCTACCACTGAAAGGGCAACAAGTGCCAAGATCACAGACAAAAAACAGTCCAAGTCCAtggctgaaaggaaaaaaagttcaaAGGGAGTAACAAATGGAAACAACAAAAAGTCTgaagaaacaaacaagaaagaTGAGGCGACTTCATTGAATGCAGCTGCACTGGCTGAACAGAACGTCACCATAAAAAACCTAAAAGTTATTAGTGAAACGGATGAAAGAGTTACCTTAACTTGGAAAACCATCAATGCCACAAGCAACTCTGCAGTGACTGTATTGTACTCAAAGTATGGTGAGAAAGATATGCTGCCTCTGAGTACAGATCCCAGCAAAAACAAAGTCACAATAGATGGTTTGCAGCCTAGTACTCAATACATGGCATGTGTCTGTCCCAAAGGAGTCCCACCTACAAAAGATCAATGCATTATTTTCTCCACTGATGGAATAAATGATGAGAGTGGTTCTCAAGTTTCCATTTTGATCATGACTAGCAGTGTGGCATGTGTGATTGTTCTACCTTTGATATTTTTCTTACTCTATAAAGTTTTAAAACTTCACAAGAAACCAAAGTCTGCTAGGGAAGCTGACCTTGCGAAAGAGACCTATGTCAAATTTGAAACACTTTCCCTTAAGCCCCGTTCAGTGGGTACAGGAGGAGAGCTCTGGACTCGAAGAAACACTGATGAGTCAGAAAGACTTCTGCTTTGCTCTAGGTCAAGCATGGATTCTCAGATGACCTTCAAAAGTGAGGGCTCCAGGTCTGAGTACTTCTGTTGA